GTTTCACGTGAACTttgttttttgcttttttttttttctggttataataaaactattttctCTCTTCTGCTATTTGATAAGACTCATAAGAGACGCTTCTTTCTTTCCGTAtgcatttttgttatttagttTGGACTGGTAGAGCTGAAAGGAAACACTTTGATTAGCGATGTGCAACAAGAAAGAAAAGGCTTAGTAAGAGGTTTCTTGTCTGCAGAGAAAGATTCTTGGTTGCTTTGGAAAGTGATTAAGGAAAGAAACATTAGCACCAGAAGGGTACTctcaagttattttgtttgttaagtCAATGTACGTCAGAAACTTGATTCTATAAAGTAAGTGATGATAAATATCTTGGAAAGCAAATTCAACATAACACCATTATTAAGCATGAAGTCCTATCTCTGTAGCTTTTCGAAAGGTGCTTTGTTGAACTGATTTTTATTCGAGTCATCTTGGTTTTGATTTACTGATGAAGTGAGGTTAGGATTTTATTCACCGTACTTAAGGACTTATTGGGTCTATATGGGCTCAAACAACCAATCTCTCCAAACAAGATGAACAAAACAGTGCAAATATGTTTCACACTTATAAGCGATGATAAATCACAAAAAGCCGTCTctgcatgaaaacaaaaccatgtccaacaaaaatccgaaattataTGTTTCCTCCTTAAAACTATCAACTATCTAAAGCCAGAGCCACACACAATCTCTGAGATGGAAGCCTCTTAAAAGAGTCACAACCTGTTTGTGGGAGGTTTGACTCTGTAAATACGGACAATCCAGTTTGATGTTGTGTAGGCTTCTTCTAAATGCTCCAGTTTGATGTCTTTGTTCCCTATCTCCACCCCTCTTGCTCTATCATACCTGCCAAAGCCCAAATTTTACTTTACCATGTTGAAAAGTAAAAATGCGTTTATAGGATGTAAGACTTGTAATTAGATGGTTGACGTACCCGGTTGGCTTGCCATATTCTGTGACCAGCTCGCCGAACCTATAATAGCATAACTTGtacctacaaaaaaaaacacatttcaGATGAGTTGCATCGTTTTCAAATGAGCTCATTAAATATATAGGTATAAGACTAGCGTCTTGAGGCTGAAACTTACATGAGACAGTTCAGCATCTTTGGTGATGCGCCCTTGTCTACACGAAACTCGCCATTCACAAGGTAATCAGGTTCCTTGATCACTGGGTATACTCCACCTCCGATTCTCACCATCCACAAGAACCTAACCCacaattttaatggtaaaatggATCAGTAAATCCACACATCAGCTGTATTGACAATGTTTGTTTAACGCGTAGTAAAGAAGTGATTGTTTAACATACAGGCCAATGATTAGTGTGATATTTGATTGACACGCAACGCAACGATAACCAGATTTTCAGAAATAAACGAGAAGAGGATACATGAGAAGTAAAGAGACTTACTTGTTGATATCATCCGAAGAATAGCCAGTAACGCCACCGAAGACGACCAACACATAGTTCACATCAAGTGACCTCATGATGTCATATGCCTCGTCTTCATAAGAAGACATGGCACGTCCAACAGTAGCGATATGAGTGTTGTTCCAGGTGTTGTTATCGACGATGACAGTTCTGTTTCCCATAGCAGTGATTTGGTACCCATAGTCCCACCATGACATGACCTTAGCATCAGTGGGAGTGTTTTGCCTGAGCCAGTAGTAGGCCTCGCGGTAATCATCAAAGATGATTCTGTTTCCATGGGCTCCTCTTGCAGCTAGGACAATTGAGGGAGATGAGTACGCCTCTGACGTCACCCATGTGCAGTGAATGGCATATCTACTGAGCAAATAGAATACACCAACAAGAAGAGCAATGGCACCGTTcttatggaaaggttgagacTGATCAAGTGTAACCTGCTAGGACATAGGACATAAGTATTAAATTTTGTACGCCCACCACAGTAGAAATTGGTGGAAACAGGGACAATAAAGATTCACCTTTGAAGAGGATTTTGAACTACCGACTCCTTTCGCTGAACCAGTCTGTGGAACCTTTTGTTTCGTCCTTAACAGAGAAGTTAAATTCTTGACAGTGGCAGAGACAGCAATGGCACTGATAAGGCAAACCGCTGGAGTGGCAACTAGAATAAGCCGAACCATGACACCAGCAAAGTACAAGCTGGTGAGACCATACATGACGATAAATATTGTAGCATCTGACAAACGCTTGAAACAGAAGTAAAGTCCGGCAGGGAAAAGGAAGAGCAGAATATGGTAGTCAAACATGAAAGACGACCAGGCCGTAGGCTGATGCTCAGAGACAGACGCAATAATGGGAATGTGATCTTTTGCATAAGTCGGGTCAAGCAATGAGTAAAATCGACCAGTCCATGGAGATATATAGCCAGACGCTGTTCCAACACCCAATGCAATACCACCAACCAGAATAGCCGATGTCACAGTTATCCTCAGAAACGTTTGGAACAACTTGGTGTCATTGAGCTGGTGCTTCACCCAGTCAAGGAAGTAAAACACCTGCATAAGTAGATCAAGATATAGTGCGTGAAAAAGTAGTCATCTAAAGAAAGTAAAACACCCGCTTGCAATCAACAGAGACGCAATCACAGTACTAGGCACTATAGAAAGGTTGAAAAATGAATTGAGATCTGTAAAGGAAAAGCAAAAGATAAGTCTGAAGCTTAATAATCCCAACAAGATCTCAGAGTAAGTAACAAGATAAGGTGGGTGAAACAGTGGTCTTCTAGAGAAAGATGAGTAACAAGGTTCCAACTTTCTAGCTCTCACACACAATCAACATGTTAAAGAAAGGTTGAAAAATCAAATTCAATCCCAAGAGAAACAAACCTGCATCAACAAGAAGACACCCATTGCAGCCATATGCTCTCCAGACTGAACATGTTGAAACCCAACGAACCGAATCTGCATAGCAAGCAGCATCCCCAAGATATACATACAGTTATAGGCAACGTAGAGCCTCATGGAATACCTTCCGGTGATCAGCAGCACAAGGACGTAAAGAGGAACCAAGTTGATAATAAAGACATAGCCTCCCCAAGCGGAAACCATGTAAAAGTAACCAAACGCAGAGCCAAGAGCCCACGACAAAGATCCAGTCTTCACCGCCTTAACAAAGAGGTAGAACGTCAACAGAAGAGCGAAAATCGCCACGGCCTCGTTATCATACGATCCAGCGACGGACCGAGAGATGTATCCAGGGCAAATGGCGATGAGAGCAGCGGCGACGAGCCCAGCCCCCGTGTCCCAGATCTCTTTGCCGAAGAAGTAGGCGACGAGGGTGGTGTTGGAGGCGAAAAACGGCGCCGTTAGAACGCAAACCTCGCGGATGTGAACGAAGAAGCGGAGAAACCTCAGCGTCCAGTAGATCAGAGCGGCGGTGACCATGAGCCCTGGATAAAGCGTACCGCCGATGATTCTGCCGAGAGGGTACCACGACTCGGAATCGAACCAGTTCCAGAACTCGTAGAACCCCTTCTCCGTCAGGAAAAGCGTCGTGCGGTAGTTGAAATACGGATCGAACTCGTGGATCATGGATTCGTAGCGGAGGACGCTGAAGAGGCGCGCGATGAAGGCGAGTACGTAGACTAGGCCCAGGATCGAGACGCGGAGCAGGAGCTCCTGCTGCTTCGTCTTCAGTTTTAGGGATTTGAATGAGAAGCTGCTGTTGAGCAGATCTGGGCTCGCCTTCTTCGCCGCCATTGGTTCCGGTTTCGGGCTCCCATTCGCCGCCATTGATTTGAGGAAGCAGCGATCTACGAGTGTTGTGGTCTGAGTCAACTCGTCGTGTTGTGAGAGTAAAGAGTTTTAATAAGCTCTCTGTCTGATGTTATGGGGATTTGCGGATTTGTTCTTGGATAAATTAGTGATGATCACAAGTAAGAAGTGAAGTGAGTGGCAGATCATATGGGCTTAAGAAACTAATACTGAGCCCATTATTCACTTTGCATAGCCCATCGATTGCCTTTTACCTCTTTCCATCTTCGTCACGCTCTTCACGCTTCTTCCCATCTTTTTCACGCTACATTCACGGATTCGCCTCCactgtccttttttttttggcactCACTCATAATACAGTACTTTTAAGAAACTTTTATTTGTGCACAATCATTCAAAATTAGTGCTTCGCAtggttattttttatattaatttttgaaataatattttaaactcaGTTAAAATTAATAGTAGATCAATGTATGATAGACAAACTTAATATGGAAAGTTAGATATATGCAAACTTCTTACACTGACAAGAACGAAGTCATGAAGCATGTACCATAATAAAGaccaaaaatattaagtttaaaatgtatataacaataaaaaccGGTCATGAAATTTTGGAGGTTAACATATGATatcttgattatttacattgttttaactATTCATTCTTGTACATTTTGATTATTTAGGATAGCATTTAGACATATCTAGGTTGCATTGCATTGCATATGTCTTTATATAGTGATAAAGATGTCAAATtgtgactttggagcatttggagatagtttGGAAGAGTTATTGGTGATTTTCAAGCAGAAGACGAGAGGACAAGTGACCCAGCAGCCTCGTGACCTCGCAGCGGCCTTGTAACCTCGACATGAAGCCGCTGCAACCAATTCGAGAGTGAAAACCATGAAGTACAGGAGCGGCCTTGCGCAGCGGTACGTAGAAGCCACCGAGAAAATGCACACGTCCCTGCCCGATTTCGAGATGCCGCAGCGGTGACGTGAAGCCGCTGCTGTGTTCCACAGCGGTATGTCGGAGCCCGCAGCGGCATGACGAGGACGCAAGAAGGCTGCTGTGACTGTCCAAAAAGTCAACATTCGAGGATTGACCAGATTCTTACACATTTGTGATTGGGTCAGTCCAGGTTTGTTGGGTTGACCCAGTTCGATTTTAAACCACTATAAACACTTTTTAGACCTAATCTTAGGGactatcttgttttctatccaAACACAAAACCTATTTTGGTGAAATATTCAATCTTTAGCTTCTTTTCATCTTGATATCTTGTGtttgcttgattatcttgatcactaatcatgattaaccTTCAATCATCATTGATTATTGGGTTCAtcatgtctattagtgagtAGTTACCCTTTGGATCCATGGGTTATGATGATTAGAGTGATTAAGTGAAGATCTAGGATGTTTAGAGTTAGATTAATCTAtttccttgcttgttgagtgatcttaatgctagTTTAGTGTTGGCCTCTCTAAACTAGAACTCTAGACATTTCACAACTGGAAGGTTTTTGATCaaatgtctgagccaactcaACTTTGCTTTTTGCTTGCTTAACCAAAGACATTTTGATGTTAGGAAAACTTAGATAGTTAATGGAcatcacaatactaaaaggtaCATATCCTTAATGGCGAGGGGTCCAAGTCAGATTAATAATTCAGACCAATCATAGAGTTGTATTGTGCCATGTCATCTATTCCTCACACGTCAAAAATTAGGTCAATTACATCGACTTCATCTTCCTCCTTTTTCTCGAAGAAACCCAACCGTTTCACCTCTTCTGTAACATTAAAATTGTGACTCATAAAGCTTTTATCATTTAGTGCAATCACTATATAATGATGTGTTCCTTATGCTTCGGGAGAATGGCTGAATGGAAAATGAAGTTTTAAAGTAAGCTGTTAATCAACCCCTGGCCACGAGGTACAAATCAACATTCATTCGGAAGAATCGTGTTAAGGTTTCTTTAAACGCTCGATGTCCCGAACATCGAGGTCTCGCCGCATCCCGCTTTGCTTGACGCTGGCGGTGCCCCTGTCCGTGCTAAGCCCTGCCGACGAACTCGCACGGTAACTTCATCACCGTTAAATCCTTTGAGATTTTCTAATAccgagatggcttcaccaaaaTGGAACTGAGGTGAAACACAGTCTGGAAACTCAAATTCCTATTGGCGCCACCTTCATCACCATCGGTATCCAAAGAAGCCAGTGCCGTCCTAATGTAAGTTGTAACCATGTTTTACCTTCCTCTCTGGTTTTAATGCAGAAACTAAATACTTAATTGATCAAAAACAAACAGACTATATACTTGATTTCTGTAGACTTTGATAGTGATTAAGTTGAGGCTTGAGGTGTATTGATGGCACAACGACCAGATTGTTCTACTTCATATGATAGTTTAGTCGGATCCTGTAACACACTTTTGAGTATAACCATTTACAAGTACCTACTGCTAAATCCACGAAAGTCTTCCATCTCCACGGAAAGGTCTCCCATCGTCCTGTATTATAACAATCAAGGTTTGTGTCTACTCTCTTCATATTCATTAGTTTACTCTGCTCAAAATAATTCCTTCGATTCTTTTTGCGTGATTCATTGATGTTAGCTTAATTCTTAAAAAACAGCAAAATCATAGCATTGTTTTTCATCCATATAATCACCTTTCTATTTAAGCAGGGAGTTAGGCATGAATATAAGATCAGAACGATTGTTGGTTTTGAAGCATAATCCGTGTTCCGATCATGTCAGAGCTCCACTGACACCACCGATGACCATAGTCAGAATCAAGTACAGTTCCGTCTACCATGAGATCAATATTAGCCCTCATAAGAATATTGATTCTGTGTGtgtaaatttgaatattttttcttgattGGATGCAGTGGAGTAATTTTTAGAGTTGTAATATATTAGTTTGAgctaaacccttttttttttgttttaacttttaagctTTCCTGTTGAATTCTTCCTGACCTTACGTATACTTTGTTTTTCTGTAGTATGAACTTCTTTGAAACTTATGAATTCTCACCTCAGTTAACGACGAGGTTGTCAAGAAAACCTATAAGTAGTCCAAGAAGGTAAATTTAATAGTCCTAAACTGTTTTTGTGTTTTCAACTGCAGAAGGGTAAGTGACAATCACTTCTAGGGAACCATCTCAGAGTGTATTGGCAACTGGTCTCAGCTTAAAATCTGTAAGGTCagcattcatcaaaaaaaaattatttctctTATACTTTGTATCTCTGCACCATCTAAACTGTTTCAGTTAACCATATAATGAACAATTTGATTAGCAAATGGAAACTAAAGCAGGACTCATGTTTAAAGCGATTTTCTTTTGATAAGACTGGTATAAGCATCATCCCAAATCTTATCCAGAAACGGCATCAATACCctgtatttttttatgtt
The nucleotide sequence above comes from Brassica napus cultivar Da-Ae chromosome A9, Da-Ae, whole genome shotgun sequence. Encoded proteins:
- the LOC106421161 gene encoding dolichyl-diphosphooligosaccharide--protein glycosyltransferase subunit STT3B isoform X2, which gives rise to MAAKKASPDLLNSSFSFKSLKLKTKQQELLLRVSILGLVYVLAFIARLFSVLRYESMIHEFDPYFNYRTTLFLTEKGFYEFWNWFDSESWYPLGRIIGGTLYPGLMVTAALIYWTLRFLRFFVHIREVCVLTAPFFASNTTLVAYFFGKEIWDTGAGLVAAALIAICPGYISRSVAGSYDNEAVAIFALLLTFYLFVKAVKTGSLSWALGSAFGYFYMVSAWGGYVFIINLVPLYVLVLLITGRYSMRLYVAYNCMYILGMLLAMQIRFVGFQHVQSGEHMAAMGVFLLMQVFYFLDWVKHQLNDTKLFQTFLRITVTSAILVGGIALGVGTASGYISPWTGRFYSLLDPTYAKDHIPIIASVSEHQPTAWSSFMFDYHILLFLFPAGLYFCFKRLSDATIFIVMYGLTSLYFAGVMVRLILVATPAVCLISAIAVSATVKNLTSLLRTKQKVPQTGSAKGVGSSKSSSKVTLDQSQPFHKNGAIALLVGVFYLLSRYAIHCTWVTSEAYSSPSIVLAARGAHGNRIIFDDYREAYYWLRQNTPTDAKVMSWWDYGYQITAMGNRTVIVDNNTWNNTHIATVGRAMSSYEDEAYDIMRSLDVNYVLVVFGGVTGYSSDDINKFLWMVRIGGGVYPVIKEPDYLVNGEFRVDKGASPKMLNCLMYKLCYYRFGELVTEYGKPTGYDRARGVEIGNKDIKLEHLEEAYTTSNWIVRIYRVKPPTNRL
- the LOC106421161 gene encoding dolichyl-diphosphooligosaccharide--protein glycosyltransferase subunit STT3B isoform X1; protein product: MAANGSPKPEPMAAKKASPDLLNSSFSFKSLKLKTKQQELLLRVSILGLVYVLAFIARLFSVLRYESMIHEFDPYFNYRTTLFLTEKGFYEFWNWFDSESWYPLGRIIGGTLYPGLMVTAALIYWTLRFLRFFVHIREVCVLTAPFFASNTTLVAYFFGKEIWDTGAGLVAAALIAICPGYISRSVAGSYDNEAVAIFALLLTFYLFVKAVKTGSLSWALGSAFGYFYMVSAWGGYVFIINLVPLYVLVLLITGRYSMRLYVAYNCMYILGMLLAMQIRFVGFQHVQSGEHMAAMGVFLLMQVFYFLDWVKHQLNDTKLFQTFLRITVTSAILVGGIALGVGTASGYISPWTGRFYSLLDPTYAKDHIPIIASVSEHQPTAWSSFMFDYHILLFLFPAGLYFCFKRLSDATIFIVMYGLTSLYFAGVMVRLILVATPAVCLISAIAVSATVKNLTSLLRTKQKVPQTGSAKGVGSSKSSSKVTLDQSQPFHKNGAIALLVGVFYLLSRYAIHCTWVTSEAYSSPSIVLAARGAHGNRIIFDDYREAYYWLRQNTPTDAKVMSWWDYGYQITAMGNRTVIVDNNTWNNTHIATVGRAMSSYEDEAYDIMRSLDVNYVLVVFGGVTGYSSDDINKFLWMVRIGGGVYPVIKEPDYLVNGEFRVDKGASPKMLNCLMYKLCYYRFGELVTEYGKPTGYDRARGVEIGNKDIKLEHLEEAYTTSNWIVRIYRVKPPTNRL